DNA from Candidatus Omnitrophota bacterium:
CAGCAGTTGACCGACGGGCCGGTCGTCCCGCAGGACATCCTGCGCGTCTGCGGGGACAAGGTCCTCCAGGAGTATCTTTTGAACGAGGTCCAGGAAGTTTACCGCCTGCAGGGCGTGCGGATCAATGATAAGCACATTGAGCTCATCATCTCGCAGATGCTCAAGAAAGTGAAGATCGAAGATTCCGGGGACACGCCGTTTCTGATCGGCGAACAGGTCGACCGCGTCGCGTTCAAAAAAGCGAACGAACTGGTCATGAAGAAAAAGGGAAAGCCTGCGCAGGCCACGCCCCAGCTGCTGGGCATCACGAAGGTGTCCCTCACGACGGAGAGTTTCATCTCCGCTGCGAGCTTCCAAGAGACAACAAGAGTCTTGACAGAGGCATCTTCATCTGGTAAGATTGACCACTTACGTGGGTTAAAAGAAAATGTCATTGTGGGCCATTTGATCCCGGCGGGGACGGGCCTGAGTTGCTACGACGAAGTGGGTATGGTGAAATATGCCGACGATACAACAGCTCATCAGAACGAGCCGAAGCCACAAAATCAAGAAGAGTAAAGCGCCTGCGCTGGACAGCTGCCCGCAGAAAAGAGGGGTCTGTCTTCAGGTGCGGACGATGACGCCGAAAAAACCGAATTCGGCGCTCCGGAAAATCGCGCGCGTCCGTTTGTCGAACCGCGTGGAAGTCACGTCTTACATCCCTGGTGAAGGGCACAACCTCCAGGAGCACTCGATCGTCTTGGTCCGTGGAGGGCGTGTCAAAGATTTGCCAGGTGTCCGCTACCACATTGTCCGTGGCACCCTGGACACCTCCGGCGTGGATAAACGCAAGA
Protein-coding regions in this window:
- the rpsL gene encoding 30S ribosomal protein S12, whose product is MPTIQQLIRTSRSHKIKKSKAPALDSCPQKRGVCLQVRTMTPKKPNSALRKIARVRLSNRVEVTSYIPGEGHNLQEHSIVLVRGGRVKDLPGVRYHIVRGTLDTSGVDKRKKSRSKYGAKRGK